Proteins from one Megalopta genalis isolate 19385.01 chromosome 1, iyMegGena1_principal, whole genome shotgun sequence genomic window:
- the Snx16 gene encoding sorting nexin 16: MSTSESGVGCISEVTLAISKARGSQPGTVRVLDSPDSDGSSHSNSFTVQRFNYPDNDNVNRDILHPPLTSDDLRIPIVGYEVMEERARFTVYKLRVELKNGDCWFVFRRYTDFVRLLSQLRRQKVPISHLSLPRKKWLGDNFAPSFLEERIRRLQAFVNGVLSSPILIGTACVREFFCLDEPPALSDTAEESRAIFEALEDTIYHLRQQLRERDAALAAETALCNELRKKLHQLLSERQTCLKCGAPQ, encoded by the exons ATGTCCACGTCAGAGTCTGGTGTCGGATGTATTAGTGAAGTAACGCTTGCAATTAGTAAAGCAAGAGGTTCTCAACCAGGAACAGTGAGAGTTCTTGATAGTCCTGATTCCGATGGATCCAgtcattcaaattcattcacTGTACAACGATTTAATTACCCTGACAATGACAATGTAAATCGAGATATTTTACATCCACCGTTGACCAGCGATGATTTAAGAATACCAATTGTCGGATATGAAGTTATGGAGGAAAGagctagatttaca GTTTACAAATTACGTGTAGAATTAAAAAATGGAGACTGTTGGTTCGTGTTTAGACGATACACAGACTTTGTTCGCCTGTTGTCACAATTAAGGAGGCAAAAAGTACCAATCTCACATTTAAGTTTGCCAAGAAAGAAATGGCTCGGTGATAATTTTGCTCCAAGCTTTTTAGAAGAAAGAATACGCCGTCTTCAAGCTTTTGTTAATGGAGTTTTAAGTAGCCCCATTCTGATAGGTACTGCATGTGTCAGAGAATTTTTTTGCTTAGATGAACCACCTGCTTTATCTGATACTGCAGAGGAATCTAGA GCAATTTTTGAAGCACTAGAGGATACAATTTATCATTTGCGTCAACAGTTAAGAGAAAGAGATGCTGCACTTGCAGCTGAAACGGCTTTATGTAATGAACTGAGGaagaagctacatcagttattaag TGAAAGACAAACCTGCTTAAAATGTGGTGCACCTCAATAA